Proteins encoded by one window of Lathyrus oleraceus cultivar Zhongwan6 chromosome 1, CAAS_Psat_ZW6_1.0, whole genome shotgun sequence:
- the LOC127123281 gene encoding ribulose bisphosphate carboxylase small subunit, chloroplastic, whose amino-acid sequence MALISSAAITTVNRATRAQTNLVSSITGLKSSVGYPVTKKASDDITSYASNGSRVNCMQVWPPIGKKKFETLSYLPPLTPEQLAKEVEYLLRKGWVPCLEFELEKGFVYREHNNSPGYYDGRYWTMWKLPMFGTTDASQVLKELEEAKTAYPNAFIRIIGFDNVRQVQCISFIAHTPETY is encoded by the exons ATGGCCTTGATTTCCTCCGCCGCAATCACCACCGTTAATCGGGCCACCCGGGCACAAACCAACTTGGTTTCATCGATCACCGGTCTCAAATCGTCGGTCGGCTATCCGGTTACCAAGAAGGCCAGCGATGACATTACCTCCTATGCAAGCAATGGTTCAAGAGTGAATTGTATGCAG GTGTGGCCACCAATTGGCAAGAAGAAGTTTGAGACACTTTCATACCTTCCACCTCTCACTCCAGAACAATTGGCTAAGGAAGTAGAATACCTTTTAAGGAAGGGATGGGTTCCTTGCTTGGAATTTGAGTTGGAG AAAGGATTTGTGTACCGTGAGCACAACAATTCACCAGGATACTATGATGGACGTTATTGGACAATGTGGAAGCTACCTATGTTTGGCACCACTGATGCATCTCAAGTGTTGAAGGAGCTTGAAGAAGCTAAAACTGCATACCCTAATGCATTCATCAGAATCATTGGATTCGACAATGTTCGTCAAGTGCAATGCATTAGTTTCATTGCTCACACACCAGAAACCTACTAA